The sequence below is a genomic window from Clostridium putrefaciens.
TAGAGTTAACATTGAACAGCTAAATGAGATTTTATTAAAAGAAGAGTTTTCTAAGGCTAAAAACTATGCACTAAGGGTAGTGGAAAAAGGATTAAAACCGGAAAAGGCTGTAAGAGACAAACTCTTTAAAAAGGAATATAGTAAAGAAACAATAGACAATGTAATAGAATTTTTAAAGGAATATACCCTTATTGATGATAAAAGATATGCAAAGGGGTATGTAAAAGAAAAGATAAAGTCTAACGGGAAAAATAAAATAAAGTATGGACTTTTAAGTAAAGGAATTAAAAAAGATATAATAGAAGTTGTTCTTGAAGATATTTATGATGAAGATGAAGATAGAGAAGTTGCAGAGAAGATTGCAGTTAAAAAGTTTAATTTAATATCTAAAAGGGAAACTGATAAATATAAAATAAAGGGTAAATTATATCAGTTTTTAATAGGAAAAGGATACTCAAGTGAATGTATTAAATTTGTAATAGAAAAGATATTTAAGGATAATAGTTTATAAAAGGAGATAACTTTATGTTGAAAAATCCAGTCACACTGCTAATTGTCCTAATATTTTTATATCCTATTGTAAAAGGGGTAATATTTAAGATTAATTACGAAAATTTAAAATCTGATTTAAGTAATATGGAAAAGACTCTATCTTTTTTGATTTCCTTTCCTATTTGGGTTAA
It includes:
- the recX gene encoding recombination regulator RecX, which translates into the protein MEGKITSIQVQSRNKDRVNIFVDEEFALACFAEVVYKQNIKKGDRVNIEQLNEILLKEEFSKAKNYALRVVEKGLKPEKAVRDKLFKKEYSKETIDNVIEFLKEYTLIDDKRYAKGYVKEKIKSNGKNKIKYGLLSKGIKKDIIEVVLEDIYDEDEDREVAEKIAVKKFNLISKRETDKYKIKGKLYQFLIGKGYSSECIKFVIEKIFKDNSL